In Synergistaceae bacterium, the DNA window CTCAAACAACCTCACGTCCACGCCCCCCTTCAATGCCTGCCGGTCGATCATTCCGGTTCAAAAGCCCCTTCAGCTTGAGCCCCATCCTGTAAGGGTCGATAAGGAGCGACAGCTCCCTCGCCCAGTGTACCAGAGCCGGGTACCGAGTCCTCTCCAGCCACGCGAAGAAGAAACGCCTCAAGCGAGCATGGTGACGCAACGCGGGCGGCAGCTCCATCATCCGCGGCAGAACTATCCTGTCGTACATCAGCCGCCGGTCCGCGCTCATGCCTCGCCGAACCCTCTCCCTGCCGGGGGCGTTCATCCTCTGACTTAGCGACCCGGCGTGAATTCGGTAGCGCACGACGGTCCGGTCAAGCCCGACAATGCGATGTCCGGCGGCAGTCGCCAGCAGCCAAAAAGGCCAGTCCTCCATCCAGAAGAAGCCGTGATCCCACAGGCGAAGCTCCTCGAACAGGGTTCGCCTGAACAGGACTCCCGGCGCGGGCAGAGGGTCGCAGGAGATCAGTGTCTTAAACTGCCCCCGCGCGTCCTCGGCGAAGAATCGCCTCTGTTCGGCGGACCAGCCCTTCGAGGCCGAGTCAACACCCTCTCTAAAAGGGGCTATCCTGCCGAAGGCCACAGAAACGTCGGGCGACCCCGCCATCTCCAGCACCGAGTCGCGCAGCCCCTGCGGGCAGAAGAGGTCGTCGCCCGCGAG includes these proteins:
- a CDS encoding glycosyltransferase, with protein sequence MTDLRSPLLSVAVYTYNQEKLATETLDSLLADDALFALPGGVELVVSDDCSTDGTVRAVSSWMERRGGSFFSCRLLTGERNEGPVRNYTRAVRACDGEIVKPLAGDDLFCPQGLRDSVLEMAGSPDVSVAFGRIAPFREGVDSASKGWSAEQRRFFAEDARGQFKTLISCDPLPAPGVLFRRTLFEELRLWDHGFFWMEDWPFWLLATAAGHRIVGLDRTVVRYRIHAGSLSQRMNAPGRERVRRGMSADRRLMYDRIVLPRMMELPPALRHHARLRRFFFAWLERTRYPALVHWARELSLLIDPYRMGLKLKGLLNRNDRPAGIEGGRGREVV